The following coding sequences lie in one Flexivirga oryzae genomic window:
- a CDS encoding TrmB family transcriptional regulator, with product MPTDLADIQTALRELGLTSYEAKAYAVLVQRNSATAVELARRAVIPRQRIYDVVDGLVQRGLVRPISGDVASFAATDPRVAIAGLIAEHRERFSRLARNADEASETLSGLWHSGQQEQAPLAFVEFLRDPASLGARFVDLQRRATKSMLLFTRRPYVVEDNTIGLEATRRIAEAGGDVRCCYEADILDSAESIQEIAQFDAAGERGRIVASVPMKLCLVDDSYALFSLTDPVAGGLTATNVLVEHPDLARSLSYAFEALWATGRPILDAAREAGHDI from the coding sequence ATGCCCACGGACCTTGCCGACATCCAGACTGCGCTGCGGGAGCTGGGCCTTACGTCATACGAGGCGAAGGCGTATGCCGTTCTGGTGCAGCGCAATTCGGCAACCGCGGTCGAGCTCGCGCGACGTGCCGTGATCCCGCGGCAGCGCATCTACGACGTCGTCGACGGACTGGTGCAACGCGGCCTGGTGCGGCCGATCAGCGGTGACGTCGCGTCGTTCGCGGCCACCGACCCCCGTGTCGCGATCGCCGGTCTCATCGCCGAACACCGGGAGCGTTTCAGCAGGCTGGCCCGCAACGCCGACGAGGCGTCCGAGACGCTTTCTGGTCTCTGGCACAGCGGGCAGCAGGAGCAGGCGCCGCTGGCCTTCGTGGAGTTCCTGCGCGACCCGGCCAGCCTGGGCGCGCGCTTCGTCGACCTGCAGCGCCGCGCGACGAAGTCGATGTTGTTGTTCACCCGTCGCCCCTATGTGGTGGAGGACAACACGATCGGGCTGGAGGCGACTCGCCGGATCGCGGAGGCGGGCGGCGATGTCCGGTGCTGCTACGAGGCCGACATCCTCGACTCGGCCGAATCCATCCAGGAGATAGCGCAGTTCGACGCGGCGGGGGAGCGTGGCCGGATCGTCGCGTCGGTGCCGATGAAGCTGTGCCTGGTCGATGACAGCTATGCGCTCTTCTCCCTCACCGATCCGGTCGCGGGTGGCCTCACCGCGACCAATGTGCTCGTCGAGCATCCCGACCTGGCCAGGTCGCTGAGCTATGCGTTCGAGGCGCTCTGGGCCACCGGGCGCCCGATCCTGGATGCCGCCCGTGAAGCGGGCCACGACATCTGA
- a CDS encoding putative Ig domain-containing protein, producing MSSSTRRGPRRKAAGVALLGVVAALPLAMTGGMAYAHPLHGTAAHQAHRTAKHTSPSPTMTGTPIKGAVKVEHTCSQSVQKGWATCFALKQTNPVEPNKIVPHAVTPNATPSGYGPSDIQSAYNLPSSTAGSGTTVAIVDAYDDPNAASDLAAYRSQYGLPACTTANGCFTKMSQSGSTTSLPSADSGWAGEISLDLDAVSAACPACHILLVEADSASMDDLGAAVNQAVSQGAKYVSNSYGGDEDSSVTSADNSYFKHAGVFITASAGDSDYGAEYPATSAYVTAVGGTSLSRASGTSRGWTESVWKTSSSEGTGSGCSAYVAKPSFQSGVSTSCSKRAEADVSMDADPATGLAVYQTYGGSGWSVYGGTSLASPLLAATAALAGAAGNSTYGNDLSYSHTSGFNDVTSGNNGSCGTVLCTAGTGWDGPTGNGTPNGVAGFGAGTTAGVTVTNPGSKSSAVNTAVSLQLAASGGTAPYTWSASGLPTGLSISSSGLVSGTPTTAGSYSVTVTAKDSAGKTGTATFNWTITSSGGTGGSCSGQLVKNTGFESGTANWTESNSNIIGQWGSYEATHGGSYDAWFDGYGQSHTDTLSQSITIPSGCTAKLAFYLHIDTSESGSTAYDKFTVKAGSKTLVTYSNANAASGYTKHTIDLSAYAGQTVKLTFTGTEDYSLQTSFVLDDVTTTLS from the coding sequence ATGTCGTCATCAACGCGACGTGGGCCACGGCGAAAAGCCGCTGGCGTCGCACTCCTGGGGGTTGTCGCCGCACTGCCACTCGCCATGACCGGTGGGATGGCGTACGCACATCCGCTGCACGGCACAGCCGCGCACCAGGCGCACCGGACGGCGAAACACACCTCGCCGTCCCCGACGATGACCGGCACCCCGATCAAGGGCGCCGTCAAGGTGGAGCACACCTGCTCCCAGTCGGTCCAGAAGGGCTGGGCGACCTGCTTCGCCCTGAAGCAGACCAACCCGGTCGAGCCCAACAAGATCGTCCCTCACGCCGTCACCCCGAACGCCACCCCGTCCGGCTACGGCCCGAGCGACATCCAGTCGGCCTACAACCTGCCGAGCAGCACCGCCGGATCCGGCACGACGGTTGCCATTGTCGACGCGTATGACGACCCGAATGCAGCGTCCGACCTCGCGGCCTACCGCAGCCAGTACGGCCTGCCCGCGTGCACGACCGCGAACGGCTGCTTCACCAAGATGAGCCAGAGCGGTTCGACGACGAGCCTGCCGAGCGCCGACAGCGGCTGGGCCGGCGAGATCTCGCTCGACCTGGACGCGGTCAGCGCGGCCTGCCCGGCATGCCACATCCTGCTGGTCGAGGCCGACTCGGCGAGCATGGACGACCTGGGCGCGGCTGTGAACCAAGCGGTTTCGCAGGGTGCGAAGTACGTCTCCAACAGCTACGGAGGCGATGAGGACAGCAGCGTCACGAGCGCCGACAACTCCTACTTCAAGCACGCAGGCGTCTTCATCACCGCCAGCGCCGGCGACAGTGACTACGGCGCCGAGTACCCGGCGACGTCGGCGTACGTCACCGCTGTCGGAGGCACCTCGCTCTCCCGCGCGAGCGGGACGAGCCGCGGCTGGACCGAATCCGTATGGAAGACAAGCTCTTCCGAGGGAACCGGTTCGGGCTGCTCGGCATACGTGGCCAAGCCGTCCTTCCAGAGCGGCGTCAGCACGAGCTGCAGCAAGCGCGCCGAAGCCGACGTCTCGATGGACGCCGACCCGGCCACCGGCCTCGCGGTCTATCAGACCTACGGCGGCAGCGGCTGGAGCGTGTATGGCGGCACCAGCCTGGCGTCACCGCTGCTCGCGGCGACCGCCGCGCTCGCGGGCGCAGCCGGCAACTCGACCTACGGCAACGACCTGTCCTACTCGCACACCAGTGGCTTCAACGACGTGACGAGCGGCAACAACGGCAGTTGCGGCACGGTCCTGTGCACAGCAGGCACCGGCTGGGACGGCCCGACCGGTAACGGAACCCCCAACGGCGTGGCAGGATTCGGCGCCGGTACGACCGCCGGTGTCACGGTCACCAACCCGGGCAGCAAGAGCAGCGCGGTCAACACCGCGGTCTCGCTGCAGCTCGCCGCGAGCGGCGGCACCGCGCCATACACCTGGAGCGCGAGCGGCCTGCCGACCGGACTGTCCATCAGCAGCTCCGGCCTGGTGTCGGGCACCCCGACCACCGCGGGCAGCTACTCGGTGACGGTCACCGCGAAGGACTCGGCCGGCAAGACCGGCACCGCGACCTTCAACTGGACGATCACCAGCAGCGGTGGCACCGGCGGCTCCTGCTCCGGTCAGCTGGTCAAGAACACCGGCTTCGAGTCGGGCACCGCCAACTGGACCGAGAGCAACAGCAACATCATCGGCCAGTGGGGTTCGTACGAGGCCACGCACGGCGGTTCGTACGACGCGTGGTTCGACGGTTACGGCCAGTCGCACACCGACACCCTGTCGCAGAGCATCACGATCCCGTCGGGCTGCACCGCGAAGCTGGCGTTCTACCTGCACATCGACACGTCGGAGTCCGGCTCGACCGCCTACGACAAGTTCACCGTGAAGGCGGGCTCCAAGACCCTGGTCACCTACTCCAACGCGAACGCGGCCAGCGGTTACACCAAGCACACGATCGACCTGTCGGCCTACGCCGGACAGACGGTGAAGCTGACCTTCACTGGCACCGAGGACTACTCGCTGCAGACGTCGTTCGTGCTGGACGATGTGACGACGACCCTGTCGTGA
- a CDS encoding GNAT family N-acetyltransferase has protein sequence MPQPVLRTERLVMVPLSDGHLELEVQLDADAEVLKYLWKRPRSRAEVTASHGERMQLGREVDGLGYWVAFRRTDGKDTAGAEFIGLMMLPPDHPEDRPVTADAAALGYRIARKHWRQGFASEAAGELLRHAFETVGVPRVVADTMAVNTGSRAVLARVGMRYVRTHFVEFDDPLPGTDQGEVLYQITRKEWRSRH, from the coding sequence ATGCCACAGCCCGTCCTGCGGACCGAACGCCTGGTCATGGTGCCGCTCTCGGACGGGCATCTCGAACTCGAGGTGCAACTCGACGCCGATGCTGAGGTGCTGAAGTACCTCTGGAAACGCCCGCGCTCGCGTGCCGAGGTGACTGCCTCACATGGCGAGCGTATGCAGCTCGGGCGCGAGGTCGACGGGCTCGGCTACTGGGTCGCGTTCCGTCGCACCGACGGAAAGGACACGGCTGGAGCGGAGTTCATCGGATTGATGATGTTGCCACCCGACCATCCGGAGGACCGGCCGGTGACTGCGGACGCAGCGGCCCTCGGCTATCGCATTGCCCGCAAGCACTGGCGACAGGGCTTCGCGTCCGAGGCGGCGGGCGAACTGTTGCGGCACGCCTTCGAAACCGTCGGCGTGCCGCGGGTCGTCGCGGACACGATGGCCGTCAACACAGGCTCACGCGCGGTCCTGGCGAGGGTTGGGATGCGTTATGTGAGAACGCATTTCGTGGAGTTCGACGACCCGCTACCCGGTACCGACCAGGGTGAGGTGCTGTATCAGATCACCCGCAAGGAGTGGCGGTCCCGTCATTGA
- a CDS encoding M13 family metallopeptidase produces MKSGVIAENFDQSVRPQDDLFGHVNGGWVKATEIPSDRGRYGTFDRLREDAEEAVHHLIEEAAESASEPGTPRRQVGDLFASFMDTERIEQLGVGALADDLALIDAVASTSDLARVCGQLSRRAVDTFIGFYSIADAKDSTRNILYVMQSGIGLPDESYYREDEHAEVREKYVAHIGRLLGLAGLDATQADAIMALETRIAKSHWDRVAARDAVKTYNKLSRTQLDELTPGLDWDAWLDGVGGEARILDPANVEHPSFLTGFAEALREEPLESWKAWLTWRLVSDRAPYLHEAMVDERFDFAGRTLSGIPENRERWKRGVALVESLIGEAAGQLYVERHFPPRAKERMEKLVANLVEAYRRDFETLSWMSEATRAKALEKLAKFTPKIGYPEEWKDYSAIEIRPDDLIGNVAAATAWEVDRMLRRVGDEVDQKEWFMTPQTVNAYYMPVMNEIVFPAAILQPPFFDVDAEDAVNYGGIGGVIGHEIGHGFDDQGSRYDGDGNLVDWWTDDDRKRFDALSQKLIEQFNGLEGRDAPGNKINGALTIGENIGDLGGVTIGYQALQIARESQESPELDGFTPEQRFFLGWAQVWCSRAREAEAKRLLTIDPHSPADARANVARNLREFADAFGVSEEDGMFLAEDEQVRIF; encoded by the coding sequence ATGAAGTCAGGTGTCATCGCCGAGAACTTCGACCAGAGCGTCCGGCCGCAGGACGATCTCTTCGGTCACGTCAACGGGGGCTGGGTCAAGGCGACCGAGATCCCTTCGGATCGTGGGCGGTACGGAACCTTCGACCGGCTCCGGGAGGACGCCGAGGAAGCCGTGCACCACCTCATCGAGGAGGCCGCGGAGTCGGCTTCCGAGCCGGGCACGCCACGCCGCCAGGTCGGTGACCTGTTCGCATCCTTCATGGACACCGAACGCATCGAGCAACTGGGTGTCGGTGCACTGGCCGACGATCTCGCGTTGATCGATGCGGTGGCATCGACATCCGATCTGGCCCGGGTGTGCGGTCAGCTGAGCCGACGCGCCGTCGACACCTTCATCGGCTTCTACTCCATTGCGGATGCGAAGGACTCGACACGCAACATCCTCTACGTGATGCAGTCCGGGATCGGGCTGCCCGACGAGTCCTACTACCGCGAGGACGAACACGCCGAGGTGCGCGAGAAGTATGTCGCCCACATCGGCCGGCTGCTCGGGCTCGCCGGGCTCGACGCCACACAGGCCGACGCGATCATGGCCCTGGAGACGCGCATCGCGAAGTCGCACTGGGACCGGGTCGCTGCTCGCGACGCCGTCAAGACCTACAACAAGCTGTCCCGCACGCAGCTGGACGAGTTGACGCCGGGCCTGGACTGGGACGCCTGGCTCGACGGCGTCGGTGGCGAGGCACGCATCCTCGACCCGGCGAACGTCGAACACCCGTCGTTCCTCACCGGATTCGCCGAAGCGTTGCGTGAGGAACCGCTCGAGTCGTGGAAGGCGTGGCTCACCTGGCGGCTGGTGTCGGACCGGGCGCCATACCTGCACGAGGCGATGGTCGACGAGCGCTTCGACTTCGCCGGGCGGACGCTGTCCGGCATCCCGGAGAACCGCGAGCGGTGGAAGCGCGGGGTCGCCCTCGTCGAGTCGCTGATCGGCGAGGCCGCGGGCCAGCTGTATGTCGAGCGCCACTTCCCGCCGCGCGCGAAGGAGCGGATGGAGAAGCTGGTCGCCAACCTGGTCGAGGCCTACCGGCGTGACTTCGAGACGCTGTCGTGGATGAGCGAGGCGACCCGCGCGAAGGCGCTGGAGAAGCTCGCGAAGTTCACACCTAAGATCGGCTACCCGGAGGAGTGGAAGGACTACTCCGCCATCGAGATCCGGCCGGACGATCTGATCGGGAACGTCGCCGCAGCGACCGCCTGGGAGGTCGACCGGATGTTGCGACGGGTCGGGGACGAGGTGGATCAGAAGGAGTGGTTCATGACCCCGCAGACGGTCAATGCCTATTACATGCCGGTCATGAACGAGATCGTCTTCCCCGCCGCGATCCTGCAGCCGCCGTTCTTCGACGTGGACGCCGAGGACGCGGTCAATTACGGCGGCATCGGGGGCGTGATCGGTCACGAGATCGGGCACGGTTTCGACGACCAGGGGTCGCGGTACGACGGCGACGGCAACCTCGTCGACTGGTGGACCGACGACGACCGGAAACGCTTCGACGCGCTGTCGCAGAAGCTGATCGAGCAGTTCAACGGCCTCGAAGGGCGCGATGCCCCCGGCAACAAGATCAACGGTGCCCTCACGATCGGTGAGAACATCGGCGACCTGGGCGGCGTGACGATCGGCTACCAGGCGCTGCAGATCGCCCGGGAGAGCCAGGAGTCGCCGGAACTCGACGGATTCACCCCCGAGCAGCGCTTCTTCCTCGGCTGGGCGCAGGTCTGGTGCAGCAGGGCGCGCGAAGCCGAGGCGAAGCGGTTGCTCACCATCGACCCGCACTCGCCGGCTGACGCACGCGCCAACGTGGCACGTAACCTGCGCGAATTCGCCGACGCCTTCGGTGTTTCCGAGGAGGACGGCATGTTCCTCGCCGAGGACGAACAGGTGCGCATCTTCTGA
- a CDS encoding YbaK/EbsC family protein, translating into MADTPDGRGTLDWLPATEHLDLLADPVAAALGAVPGLEVSEIDPELADTAAFCERYRSAPELSANCVVVAGRRGDLTRYAAVVILATTRADVNKAVRKFLDVRKCSFAPMDDAVRLSAMEYGGITPVGLPADWPVLVDERVADAPASVVIGSGLRRSKCLVPPDELIALPGAEVGPFSG; encoded by the coding sequence ATGGCTGACACACCCGACGGGCGCGGCACGCTGGACTGGCTGCCTGCGACCGAGCACCTGGACCTCCTCGCCGATCCGGTGGCCGCGGCGCTCGGGGCCGTTCCGGGCCTGGAGGTCAGCGAGATCGATCCGGAGCTCGCCGACACCGCGGCCTTCTGCGAGCGCTATCGCTCGGCGCCGGAGCTGTCCGCCAACTGCGTCGTGGTCGCAGGCCGCCGCGGCGACCTCACGCGGTATGCGGCGGTCGTCATACTCGCGACCACCCGCGCCGACGTGAACAAGGCGGTGCGCAAGTTCCTCGATGTGCGCAAGTGCTCGTTCGCTCCGATGGACGACGCCGTCCGCCTCAGTGCGATGGAGTACGGCGGCATCACGCCGGTCGGCCTGCCCGCCGACTGGCCGGTCCTGGTGGACGAGCGCGTGGCGGATGCGCCCGCTTCGGTCGTGATCGGCTCCGGTCTGCGGCGCAGCAAGTGCCTGGTGCCGCCGGACGAACTCATCGCGCTCCCCGGCGCCGAGGTCGGCCCGTTCTCGGGCTGA
- a CDS encoding DNA repair helicase XPB, which translates to MTDGPLIVQSDKTVLLEVEHPLATEARRAIAPFAELERAPEHMHTYRVTPLGLWNARAAGHDAEQVVDALIRYSRYPVPNPLLIDIAETMDRYGRLRLSKDDDGRLVLTTTDTAVLAEVLRHKKIAPMIGERLDDSRVLVHPSERGAIKQQLIKVGWPAEDDAGYVDGEAHPIALVQDGWSLRPYQQQAVDGFWHGGSGVVVLPCGAGKTLVGAGAMAEAKATTLILVTNTVSARQWRDELIARTTLTEDEIGEYSGARKEIRPVTIATYQVLTHKRKGVFPHLELLDARDWGLILYDEVHLLPAPIFRMTADLQARRRLGLTATLVREDGRESDVFSLIGPKRYDAPWKDIESQGYIAPADCVEVRVTLSDSDRMAYATSEPDDRYRFASCAPVKESVVEELVRQHDGQPTLVIGQYLDQLEALSERLGADLITGETRVSQRQKLFQQFRDGEINKLVVSKVANFSIDLPEASVAIQVSGTFGSRQEEAQRLGRVLRPKGDGRTAHFYTVVTRDTVDAEFAAHRQRFLAEQGYAYRIVDADDLPAVD; encoded by the coding sequence GTGACCGACGGACCCCTGATCGTCCAGAGCGACAAGACCGTGCTGCTGGAGGTCGAGCACCCACTGGCGACCGAGGCACGGCGCGCGATCGCGCCGTTCGCCGAACTTGAGCGCGCTCCGGAGCACATGCACACCTATCGGGTGACCCCGCTCGGCCTGTGGAACGCGCGCGCCGCCGGGCACGATGCCGAGCAGGTGGTCGACGCCCTGATCCGGTACAGCCGTTACCCGGTGCCCAACCCGCTGCTGATCGACATCGCCGAGACGATGGATCGCTACGGCCGGCTGCGGCTGAGCAAGGACGACGACGGGCGCCTGGTGCTCACCACCACCGACACCGCGGTGCTCGCGGAAGTGTTGCGGCACAAGAAGATCGCCCCGATGATCGGCGAGCGCCTCGACGACTCCCGGGTGCTCGTGCACCCTTCCGAGCGCGGCGCGATCAAGCAGCAGCTGATCAAGGTCGGCTGGCCGGCCGAGGACGACGCCGGGTATGTCGACGGCGAGGCGCACCCGATCGCGCTGGTGCAGGACGGCTGGTCGCTGCGCCCCTACCAGCAACAGGCCGTCGACGGCTTCTGGCACGGCGGCTCGGGCGTCGTGGTGCTTCCGTGCGGTGCGGGCAAGACGCTGGTCGGTGCCGGCGCGATGGCCGAGGCGAAGGCGACCACCCTGATCCTGGTGACCAACACCGTCTCGGCCCGGCAGTGGCGCGACGAGCTCATCGCCCGCACCACCCTCACCGAGGACGAGATCGGCGAATACTCCGGTGCCCGCAAGGAGATCCGGCCGGTCACCATCGCGACCTACCAGGTGCTCACCCACAAGCGCAAAGGTGTCTTCCCGCACCTGGAACTGCTGGACGCCCGCGACTGGGGCCTGATCCTGTATGACGAGGTGCATCTCCTCCCCGCGCCGATCTTCCGGATGACGGCCGACCTGCAGGCCCGTCGCAGACTCGGCCTGACCGCGACGCTGGTGCGCGAGGACGGCCGCGAGTCCGACGTCTTCTCGCTGATCGGCCCGAAGCGGTATGACGCCCCCTGGAAGGACATCGAGTCGCAGGGTTACATCGCACCGGCCGACTGCGTCGAGGTGCGGGTGACCCTGTCGGACAGTGACCGGATGGCCTACGCGACCAGCGAACCGGACGACCGTTACCGGTTCGCGTCGTGCGCCCCGGTGAAGGAGTCGGTCGTCGAGGAGCTGGTCCGCCAGCACGACGGGCAGCCGACGCTGGTCATCGGTCAGTACCTCGACCAGCTGGAGGCGCTGTCGGAGCGACTCGGTGCTGACCTGATCACCGGTGAGACCCGCGTTTCGCAGCGACAGAAGCTGTTTCAGCAGTTCCGGGACGGCGAGATCAACAAGCTGGTGGTCAGCAAGGTCGCGAACTTCTCCATCGACCTGCCCGAGGCGAGCGTCGCGATCCAGGTGTCCGGCACGTTCGGCTCCCGCCAGGAGGAGGCCCAGCGGCTCGGCCGGGTGCTGCGGCCGAAGGGCGACGGCCGCACCGCGCACTTCTACACGGTGGTGACAAGGGACACCGTCGACGCGGAGTTCGCTGCGCATCGGCAGCGCTTCCTCGCCGAGCAGGGTTACGCCTACCGCATCGTCGACGCCGACGACCTGCCCGCCGTCGACTGA
- a CDS encoding response regulator, translating into MRVVVADDSALLREGVQLILSDAGHQVVAGVGDGTALVEAALRERPDLVITDVRMPPSGADEGLRAAVQIREEWPAAPILVLSQYVVEAYADELLAAGTGGIGYLLKDRVGDIDEFLAAVDSVAGGGTVLDPQVIGQLMTRRRDPLQSLTPREREVLSLMAQGMSNAAIAQRLVVTSGAVEKHTQRIFAKLNLSPDDTAGHRRVLAVLAFLRG; encoded by the coding sequence ATGCGGGTTGTGGTGGCGGATGATTCCGCCTTGTTGCGCGAGGGTGTGCAACTGATCCTGTCCGACGCCGGCCACCAGGTGGTGGCCGGCGTCGGCGACGGCACGGCACTCGTCGAGGCCGCGTTGCGGGAGCGCCCCGACCTGGTGATCACCGATGTCCGGATGCCGCCGAGCGGCGCTGATGAGGGTCTTCGGGCGGCGGTGCAGATCCGGGAGGAGTGGCCGGCCGCACCGATCCTGGTGCTGTCGCAGTATGTCGTCGAGGCGTATGCCGACGAGCTCCTCGCTGCCGGCACCGGCGGCATCGGTTACCTGCTCAAGGACCGCGTCGGCGACATCGACGAGTTCCTCGCGGCGGTCGACTCGGTCGCCGGTGGTGGCACCGTGCTCGATCCGCAGGTGATCGGGCAGCTGATGACCCGGCGCCGTGATCCGTTGCAGTCATTGACTCCTCGCGAGCGCGAGGTGCTCTCGCTGATGGCGCAGGGCATGTCCAACGCCGCGATCGCCCAGCGGCTGGTCGTCACCTCGGGCGCGGTGGAGAAGCACACGCAGCGGATCTTCGCGAAGCTCAACCTCTCGCCCGACGACACCGCCGGTCACCGACGGGTGCTCGCCGTGCTGGCGTTCCTGCGGGGTTGA
- a CDS encoding sensor histidine kinase has product MAYSMVMSDESVTTPGPAGRSGRGLLPGLLQQTLNCSLYLLIAWPFQLAVFIVNVTLISTAFSILLAPLAIPLSIAVAAGAAAVERRMVGKYVGLDAPPARRLARAPQEPWTDYAVRVVKSPAVWLEVAWSLVAWVVSTITWVLTITWWSIAFAGITWPVYGWMIHGRNGNQDLSDLMGMHSFGAAVILNVGVGLIFLVTMPLVIIGMARGQGLISTALLGRAQQEARIAELTQAREAARQAESAQLSRLERDIHDGPQQRLVRLKMDLARMERQVGEDSHAILGLRAAIASTQETLDELRALSKGIAPPVLADRGLLAAVREAAGRATIPVTVEADLGAVILPPHLEQAAYFVVSEALTNVAKHSGARSGLVSLQVVGAELSVSVTDDGQGGAHASKGSGIVGLQNRVRSVGGTLTLESPVGGPTTLLAVFPLT; this is encoded by the coding sequence ATGGCATATTCCATGGTGATGAGTGACGAGTCGGTGACGACGCCCGGGCCGGCCGGCCGGTCAGGCAGAGGTCTGCTGCCCGGTCTGTTGCAGCAGACCCTGAACTGCAGTCTCTACCTGCTCATCGCATGGCCGTTCCAGCTCGCGGTGTTCATCGTCAACGTCACGCTCATCTCGACGGCGTTCTCGATCCTGTTGGCGCCGTTGGCGATTCCGTTGTCGATCGCGGTCGCCGCGGGTGCCGCCGCGGTCGAGCGCCGCATGGTCGGCAAGTACGTCGGCCTCGACGCACCACCGGCGCGGCGGCTGGCGCGGGCGCCGCAGGAGCCGTGGACCGACTACGCGGTGCGGGTCGTCAAGAGCCCGGCGGTCTGGCTCGAGGTCGCCTGGAGCCTGGTCGCCTGGGTGGTGTCGACGATCACCTGGGTGCTGACGATCACCTGGTGGTCGATAGCGTTCGCGGGCATCACCTGGCCGGTGTACGGCTGGATGATCCACGGCCGCAACGGAAACCAGGACCTTTCGGACCTGATGGGCATGCACTCCTTCGGGGCTGCGGTGATCCTGAACGTCGGCGTCGGGCTGATCTTCCTGGTGACGATGCCGCTGGTGATCATCGGGATGGCCCGCGGTCAGGGCCTCATCTCGACCGCGCTGCTCGGGCGGGCTCAGCAGGAGGCGCGGATCGCCGAGCTGACGCAGGCCCGAGAAGCGGCGCGGCAGGCCGAATCCGCCCAGCTGTCAAGGCTGGAGCGCGACATACACGACGGACCGCAGCAGCGGTTGGTGCGGCTCAAGATGGACCTCGCACGCATGGAGCGGCAGGTCGGTGAGGATTCGCACGCCATCCTCGGGCTGCGCGCCGCGATCGCGTCGACGCAGGAGACGCTCGACGAGTTGCGCGCGCTGTCCAAGGGGATCGCGCCGCCGGTGCTCGCCGACCGCGGTCTGCTCGCGGCCGTGCGCGAGGCGGCCGGACGCGCGACGATCCCGGTCACGGTCGAGGCGGACCTGGGCGCGGTGATCCTCCCGCCACATCTGGAGCAGGCGGCCTACTTCGTGGTGTCCGAGGCGCTGACCAACGTCGCCAAGCACAGTGGCGCCCGCAGCGGGTTGGTGTCGTTGCAGGTGGTGGGCGCGGAGCTGTCGGTGTCCGTCACCGATGACGGGCAGGGCGGTGCACACGCGTCGAAGGGCAGCGGCATCGTCGGCCTGCAGAACAGGGTGCGTTCGGTCGGCGGCACGTTGACCCTCGAGTCCCCGGTCGGTGGTCCGACGACGCTGCTGGCGGTCTTTCCCTTAACCTGA